Genomic segment of Eupeodes corollae chromosome 2, idEupCoro1.1, whole genome shotgun sequence:
ccagaacagcacctgtgcattgttgttttgatttcttccattggatatcagaaacaggtttagacgcagcatgaattgtgtcatgactcGCATTGAACCCGATCtctttatccggaattattttgttgtccgcagcccacttagacagagccctattgatgatcttttctaaaactttgctgatgcttggCAGAAGACTTTTCGActgaagatttgacgggttggagttgtcctttccctttttcgggagaggatgaaccacaacGGTCTTCTAATACACTAGATAATATACactattcagtgcattattgaagagggtggtgtatatgtcaattgcctccatagGTAAATGTcctagtacaacgttggatataccatcgacacctgctcactttttgttttttattgaattgaagatgagctgaagctcaaccttcgtcactaacaagggacttggtcccgtttgctcggcgattatggcatttgccaaggaatcgtcattgaaccgcatgaaaccgcggttctcagatcgccattgtgtcatatcagggctctgttttccaggtcgtgtttggggcgaatgctaacattcaccttgtacacttgctggaaagtagctcccaccgcctccactttttccttcggatcttcaattatataaaagtcatcgtcaaaggtggcttcttctggatctatttgcgctgtcctgagactcggaaggtcattgtcgttctttttcttgaatatcttgttgattttagggaacatactagggtcactcgaattaactgaccggatcttgcggtcccagtacttattaattgataacctgtagttctccttaatcaacagattgccattttttattgacgacttcagtgtcctaacctccaagtcatgtgggtctgtaagtcgtctgtacaagtttttgagtcttgtcagtaagccactcttgtgcctctGCAGTGCGTCAATTATCGCGTTTCTTTAAGCGTcgatttggtcccgttcttcgtactttggtattgtccgttccatcgttcgttttattgtttcgtccatctgttgtaaatgttggtcattttttgtatttgtcaggtttgtgttgttttgtggGGCtttgtcactcgaacgaagttatCTCGcaaaggcgttggtgaaacgaggccagcgcatcttactgtaattttaAGAGTGCCTGGACAACCACGGCTACCTGTTTACTCAGATTCCGCTGCTCTGCAACCGTTTAGGATTCAtgctgttagtttttttttaactatatatTTCTGGATCTTTGTCTAGCAAAACAAAGAACTTAGGAAAATCCTCCTGTGTTTCAAATCTCTGGACAATTCCATAGATATTTTACAACAATAATACATTTGGATCAACTTTTCATTatcgcagcacgaatttcgacacgcagtttttttatttaaaaaaaaatagggttaagtccgaaaaagaaaatatttttttatgacttaaaggtctttcctcgccttaatatttaaaacatgttctattgagacccctactcaattaaacaaaaaaaattacaaggaAATTCGTTCTGCGGTATTTGCAAAGCCGcccataaatttaatttatatataggttaatatatacatatatgtgtgagatttcaaaaattttatattttctgaattttgaGTTCCGTACTTTTATTTGGTGAgttctatttataaattttaaatcttcctTATGTAAAGTTTAAAATGACCGTATCAAACTCGATTTAAATTAATACCGGTCGTTATActcgacggaagcgaagaaaataagtttagtggtcaatcagggcaagaccaagtatatgctgtcatcaaaaaaggacattgaacaacgacgtgttggacaaaaagtcaccatggacagctattgctttgaggtagttaatgactttgtctacctaggcaccgctattaacaaagacaacgacaccagcgctgaaatcaaacgaagaataactcttgcaaatcgctgcttcgttgggcttagaaggcaattaagaagtaaagtcctatctcgagcatctaaaatcgccatctataagacactcatcatcctggttctcatttaaggcgctgaggcctggaccctgtccaaaaaagatgagagtgtcttaggatgctcgagagaaaaattcttcgggtgatttttggtcccgtacgcatagatggagagtggagcagaaaatataacgacgaactgtacggtctgtacagcgacactgacctagttaacagaattaaagtccaacggcatagatggctaggtcatgtagagcgaatgggcatcaacgctccagcccggaagatcttcgaatccaattgcGAGGgtcggcgcagtagaggaagaccgcgtttcaggtggcgcacgcaggtggatGAAcccctcaaccaacttggcgtgcgaaactagaggcagctagctagggaccgagctgggtGGAGAAGCATGTTtattgaggcccaggtctgcccggactgtagcgccactttaagtaagtaactataattctcaaccatttctgtgcgCGAGTCATGTTCGAGGTGGAGGGGATTTTCGACTTCGAGTTCTGAACGCAACATGACGATAATCGACAAAACCCCGAAaatcgagttttttttttatttattgacaattttaatactaaaaagtATAAGTGTACCACTAaagcaaatataaattaaagccCTAGAAGAACAAGTTTTATTAAGCGTACACTTTCAGAAGAGTCCAGAAGACTCCCGAATTAAAAACGACACAGTTggatgttttttaaactttccaacAATTCtataatatcaagtttttgaaatatattaaaatattataaaaataatgttggaaaTGGGTAGGTACTTTTAAAAGTTGAGTAAATAGTTAAAATGAAAGTTTGGATTCTTAAACAGCACTACAAATTAAgtcaaaaacgtatttttcaaaactatatgaaagtatcaaattcaCCAACTACGTATAgagtcaaatgaagaataaacaaaataattagaatttccagaaactatgtaagatacttaaatgatttaaattttatctagaagagaaagatttgtactttccaaaattatcatacaatttattgttaagagatattttgagttcaACTTAGTCTTAGAAACACGATTTTTGGTGGTTTCTAGCATTTTTAAAgggtcatattttaaaaacctgatgtgatagaaaaattttaaagtgagaTTCAAATTGAAGACttcttaatcatttaaaaaagtattgttttgtttgtagaatagtaaaaaaaacgtaactttgtcgaccagtgttattatatttcacattttggtgtggcaaAAATAGCCTTgtcctcaaccctttaaaattccagacgataacttttactaaaaaacgaatcgttagtgtatttgattattgtacaTCACAGAAAAAACTCTTTCGCGTCTCCACGTTTAAAGATGTAGGTGTTTATTTCTGTCCCAACTTacgagtttacacatcacattaattttattgtcaataatgcaagttctatgcttggagttcaatgatccctatgttactctttctttgtacaattgccatgttcgtcctcatcttgaatatgcatcgcaagtatgCAGTCCTAATTACGAAAtgtatagaaaacgtattgaatcaattcaacataatttcattcgctttgccctaaagagtcttccttgggatgatccttatgatctgcctctcTATGAACATCGTGTttataatgatttaatatttctttatgaactcattaatggtgaaatttaTGCACCTtagctatcttgtgtacatttgaattaccgaggcgaAACtcatacatattgacttccatagaactaactatgggaagaatgaagctttaaggcGAATGAGCactttatataacttaaactgttcatcgatagatttaaatttaaataaggtgggattaaaagcattctttagaaccagtgctccactatcgttaacgtctttattttatattttgttgttctgtattaattcatgttaaatgttaattatgttttgtattttgtgcatgtgttaggctttaattgttttattatcttactaacaactaacacatgcacgtATGATGAGCCTCTTTGAAGTTTGCTATAAGGTAACTACTTTCTGAAGTGTATAATTAATGCGATTACCTTTCGTAAAATCCTTAACTCCTCCCCTAGAATGccttaagaataaaaacaaacacacatccattatttttatataacaaaattatgttttacgatatttattttagaatatttcttgcggtatattaatttaaaattatagtttataataataataataatacgtaATTGTTATATTAATATCTTATCGAGTagtatttatagtttgtttcttttttttttaaatttttattattattacttattttgtttttgtagttatcaatcgaaaatattttaattattattatactcaaaatagatatttttttttattttaatatatgtatttatattcgtaaatatcataataaaaagtcaaaaagaaaaaaacaaaaatcgagcaAGCTCTACAGTACActtatataatgttttttttttttaattttttgtttaaatttaaattgatttttaaatataatacttAATAATtagcttaaaataataaaattaaaacgaaaaatcaatttcattttgcATAAATATCTTTGggtaatgaataatttatttgcttatttagtatttttttgttgttgtttctttaaaaataaaaatgcgaaatattttgattattatttctaACTTTCATATCAATTATAagttagaagaagaaaaacaaaacatttgatttaagttttttcttttcattaaatttaaacagaaaattaaaacagttggaaatatttgagaaaataccgatatatattttttttaaagttttatacatatgcataatttttgatcaactacattttatatatatttatatgttttgttgtttattttacgAGTACGACtagcattttgtttatttatattttaattttacttcgatttgttgttgtttaaagtgttgttttataatattttgattttaaaaactaatcatAAAATTTATTCGTAATAGAAGAGTTTTTCAAGCAAtgattataatataattatgtacTTTCATGCAAAATGCACATAAAACATATTCAATGTtactaaaacataatttttgtttgtttgtgtaaattaaaacaaatagctttctttttttttcaataaaatcaatttttaaattgtagtaTAATATTGCAAGATCAAACTATACATATAAGTGTTTAGTTTAACTCATTTTTACGGTCTTGTTACATTTAGATAAACATACGTACAAAGTTTCCTTGTGTTTCTGTGAATAAGTTTGCTTTGTATTGGTATATTGTAGgataaatttatgtaaatttttgattttaatgatatgctcaaaataaaataatattaacataattatatttttttgtagttattaCCATTTTGATTTACTGGAACTTTGCATTTCATAGTTCtaaattattacaaacaaattaaattacaaaaaaggaaATGCAACAAAGTGTATATTAAATAAGGAGATAATATAAAAGTTCTTGTTTGGAAGTCATTCAGTTGATGGTGTGTTTGATTAGCTTGGAGAAAatatattccaatattcatttaACAACAAAAGAATACATAAGAAGTGGTTATTGGTTGATAATTCTTAACCGCTGAGAtccattttttaatatcaataatataaaaagaaatttccaAATAGTTCATGAAAAAACGTAGAGTAATATAAGTTGTGTATGAAGAGCTTTACATGCAGAAAAAGAGTTGGACGAAATTCTTAAACAATCGCGATCTGCAATTAAAACTGTTTAACATCTTAAgagtattcaatttatttaatcaacGTTGAATAATAAGAAGAATTGTAAGAGCTTTGAACAATCGACATTTACGAAACTATGAAAAGCCTGTGtaaacaatgggcaggttcaggcgacataagggacctGAAactaaggcaagtttctagtacctgattggccagctgccaaaaaagccttccaattaaggctaCTTTATGGGAAAGTTTTCTGgaaagttattcaaaaaaaatctccctaactacgaagtcaagtcaacttatgtcaaaatgacaactattttttcatttaagtgaAAGCTAAGCTTTACTactctatattttatttattttctgaacaattccatttaatgttttatgtaaaagggttacttgtcaatttaaaaaagaaataagtaatatttctttacaatacaaaagacaaatcgtaattgacttgtagcttgtctgagcagagttttgtagacaataatgtgtttggtagtttttgtactatgaacttaaagtagaggtttttgaagtaaagttttgaatttgaacttcatgacacttggaaaagtaactagttgccttggtcaaatttacgttcaaagaatgaagttgactgcaaatgaagtacCTTATGTTGCCCAATGTCAATAAAGCAATCTAAATTAAAATGTGGTTTTGGTGTTAAGCCGCTCAGACAACGAGTATTTTTGGTTCCAAGTTTATGAGCTTTCTTCTCATTTATAGAGGTCTGTTATTTGGTTAGATTCATCGATATAAAATATCTTACCATATGAGCTAAGAGCAATATCAAAAAAGCGTTTACGAAATTCGGCTTTACCCGagactttaacatttttttttaagatcttaattaCGTTCAATAAATTGTGGGAACCATTAGGATAAGAATGGAGACACTCTTGCTTaaggaaaaataatttgaagacaGCAATTATGCAGCTCTATTACCAATAACATCGTAGTCGGAAACTTTTTACAAATCCACTATCACTTAATCAATTCccaatgcaaaattgtataatattttctaatatGAACATATTTGTTTGTTGATGGTTTTGTTCGAGATTCTTAAAAGTATTTGCCTATTTTCGTGATAAGATTGATTGTAAAAGCGTCTTGGAACATTTGTCCAAACAGATATTTAAGATGGACTAGATTTGTATTCGAGACACGCACTTTAGCTATAGcctttaaaaaattcttctgatttgaaaatgaatataaaagaaTTATGTTCACCAAATGACACTCGTCCTTAAATTTCACAGTTTTAAGTCACATTAAAAACTGCTAACCCTTCCTTAGAAGtttagaaaaattcttcgtaaAACTGTATTCAGATTATCTTGCGCGACGATCatccaaaaacaacaccaatttGTTAATTCTGTTATAAGCTCTTTCCAATATTCAAATCCGACTTCTCAACTGAATGGTAATCTAGTTAACTTGCCAATCAAAGACTTCGACTCCTCCAGCACAATGAACATTTCACATATTCTTTTAAAGGTTAATTGTTGAATACAATTTAGGTAAATTTACgaataaattatcatttttcgaAATAATGGCAGTGTCTATTATatcattttgtttcaattaaaatacacagaagaaaaagaaatcctAGATAAAAGAACATAATTATCTAAATGagcaaattaaacttaaataatagtgcatatttaaatattcatacaatcaaaatttgtaatttaaaataaaaaaactaaaaaaaatgttccaacaTATCACAGACAAAACTATGGAACAAAATTAGTAATGTTGATGTTTTcagtatttaattaattattattattatttttattttttttttttgaaggagcAAAACACCTTCgctgatttgtttttatttcttttctcttttaattttaattttccgtTATTAATTTCGTATGCCACAATGTTTAAatgttacataaaaaaaaaaacaaaatttattactttattGTGGGACAtgggaaaacaaataaatacaagcaAATGCTTTTTTCGCTTACTGACTAGACTCATGGGTCTGGAAATAAAAAACCCAACTCTTCAAATAATCATTCTCTTTTCTTTGTTgagatttatgtatattattttccaCTTTACCTGTGCAATGCATTTGATATCTGCTTGAGAGATTGTCCCACATCGACCACTAATTTTTCATTATCCTGGACATTCTTACTGCCCGCCGAACGTAGACTCCTCGATTGGGCCTCCACTCTGGTCACCAGTTCtctaaaatgaaattttgaatgcGGTGGCATTGTTTCATTGTCAGCAAACACTACACAATAATTTTGAAGGATGTTCAGCTTGTCACTAAGTTGAAGCCATTGTGAAGCTGAAATCGAGTTAACTGGTAGTTTAAGACTTCCCTCGAGCAGACTTACCAGCTCTAGTATACTTTCACGATTGATTTGTGTCGAAGATGTGTTATTGCTGAGAGGAGTTGTAGAATTTGAGTTGGTGTTGCCGTCGGTGTTGATCTTCTGGCCAATGGGTGTGGCGTAGATTGTTAGTTTGGTAGGTTTTAGTGGAACTGCGGGCTTACTTTTGTTCAGCAACTGGTGCTGGTCGGTTGTAGAGTCTGGTGGAGTAGGTGTTGTCCCGGTTGTTATAATTTCACTGTTCTCGTTATTGGAATGATTCTTCATTGCCAACTTTGGCGAGAGCTGTGTCTGACCCTCAGTTGGAGTGCATTCTTTGGGCTCCCACAGCTTTTTCAGACTACTAATACTGCCAGTGCTGCGGCGCTTACCATCTTCCGAAGAGTCTCCCGAGTCTGTAGCAGCAGTAGTTGAAGACTTCAACGAGTGATTGCTGTCCTTTTTATTGTTGTCTTGGTCTCCGCAACTATGAAGCACGGAAACttcgatttttatttcagtCTTTTTCAGTTCGATCTGTGATTTAGATTTTGGCTTGGTGTGTAGCTCATTCGGATTGTTATCGGAACAATGTCGATCCGAATTGTCTTTTCTAAAGGAATTATTATAGTTTTTGGTCGTACTATCGTCCGAGTTAGTACTGTCGTCTTTTAGGGAATTCTGTTGATGTGATTGATTTTCTTTGGCATCGTTGccattgctgttgttgttgtcgaCCTTACGGAGGCGtgatttgaagtcaatgatTGTATTTGAATCGTTCTGTGGTGGGGTTTGCAGTTTTTTCGGCTCTACGCGCTTAAGTTGAGCTTTGAATGTGTTTGTGTTGGACGATTCACTTTGATTTGTCACTGGGGGATGCGACGCCGACTTTGGTGCTGCTGGCTGCTTCTTATCCACTTTGGGAAGATTCATGCTTTCAGCCAGTTCAGTGACTAATTGTGACACTGGATCTACTTGTTGTCCACCATTTTCTCGACCATCGTGGTGGTGGTTGTggttgttttgcatttttgctGGATTAGTTCGTTCTTTGATTTCGGCCATCAGTTTCATTTCGAGTTTTTCCTTCATGCTGCTATCCTGTTGGTGATGGTTCTCTGGGGGGCTGCCAAGAGAGCTGCACGAGTCCGTAGATGGTTCACGTTTGCGCAAGCTAACTCCAAATCTCGAGCTAGCTTCTTCGACACTCGGAGCGGTATTCGAAACGTCGTTGTTATTGATTGGCGCTGGTGGAGGAATGGGAATTATgggtggcggtggtggtggcgatTCGAATTCTTCGGGTGGTGGGGGCAGATCTATTGGCGGAGGTGGTGGGAAGTCTAAATTGGCTAGGCCTGATTGCTGAGCTCGTTTTGGACTATTGCTAGAACCACGGAATGAGGAGAATGTCATCATGGAGCCGTCAGTTGCAGTGCGATGACGTTGTAGCTTATTGAGACTTGCCGATGCATTGTTGGCCATTGTAACACCACTTGAAGAATTACTTCGAATCATCTGGGGTTGACCTCCTTTGAAGGTGGCCACACTGCTGGTTAGATTATTGCTGCGAGCCATTACACCATTTGTTCCTATGGCGGGGGGTGGTGGGGGCGGAACATCTGAAACCACAGTGTTATGATTTAACTGCTGAACAACAACACCGCCAGAATCTTCCAAACTATCAAGAAAAGCACCGATCCGGGCGACTTTAGGCAATGTTCCATATCTATTCACTACTCGCTTTACATTCATAACCTCCAAAGCACCCACAGTTATTTGATGACTTGATGGTGGCGTTATCACGCCAGCCAAACTATGATGCTGAGTATGATCCATTGAATGTTTGGCATGAATCGGATGTTGTTGGGATCGCTTGCTGTTGCGTGTCTCTAAACCACGATTACCCATAACTGGTGTTGGTCGTTTAAACGAGCTATGCTGAACGGGTTTCTGATGATGCCCTAGGGAATgttgaattttgttattataatcCATGCTGTCGCCATCGGTGTCAGCATCCGGATTATCGTTTTCCGAATCACAACGATTAGCCAAGCTGGTTATGTCCCGGGTTAAAcctaaatgttacaaaaaataaataaatatataagttaaaattatttaatttactaaTTGGTTTCTGATTATAAAATAGGAAGCATTGCTGTAAGTATTTGTCACACAGATTGTTAGAGGGGATAtcgaaatattaaatatttatggaTTAATGCAAAAATGCTTAAACCACTCAAAagcattttgtatatatgtttaCAATAATTTCGTGCAGAGTATTAATTTATAGATAAAttatttatggttttatttatttgaataaagaCTAATTAAACTGTAAAGAGTCAAGGTTTTTTCAGTGTTAAATGAATAATGTGACCTAATCAAGGCTTTCGCCTAGAAACGTGATAATCTATAAATGTTTGCGTTTTATATCCCGACTTTGTTAGATGATTCGTCATGCTTTGTCTTAAAACCCTTAAGTTTATTATAGATTAATGTTTGCCTAACTCACCGCTGAAAAACTAAGATTTAAATGCATAAGTTCTATTTTATTAGAAATCTTTTTTAACTAGGTTTTTTGTTAGTTAGTTAGTAATGCaatctttcaaatattttactgGTTATTGagtgcatgtttttttttaataaatgcacaaaaacaaacattcacacataattttatgttaacaaaaatgtaataaatgtggtgaaatgttgttttaatcCCTTACTCAGGTGACAAATACCTCGGAATAGAATATCGATAATAAAACTACTGCAAGAAGATGATTTCTTAATACAACTACCATTCGTATTCAGTTCTTCAACGAAATTTTTCCCATCGTCATCACGGTATGTTGAATCCCGGCTGGTAGACAGCAggcttaaaaaatgaaaaaaaaaaatacataagatTAGACCAAGTGAACACTTTTAAGTGATAACTAATGACCGCATACCTCGTTCTCTTTGGTGGAGCGGGAGCTTGTTTTCCCTGCTTATTGGTGGTTCGTCGCATTTGTACATTACCCTTGCCTTGGCTGGAGAATGTACTCAGTTTGGTGGAGGTGGAGCCCGTTTCTAAAAGAagaataataaatgttatttttcatttaacttttttttaaaatattatttacctgATAGCGGTGTGCTAGCTTGTTGATCATGGTGACCTCCACTACCtccgccaccaccaccgccccCCATCTGCGGCTTTTTTCCCATTTGTGGGGTGAGGGTTTGTGAAGCATTTAATTGTTTCTCAACTG
This window contains:
- the LOC129948441 gene encoding tyrosine-protein kinase Abl isoform X3 — encoded protein: MGAQQAKDRSSGSQGTVSCIGISSSVGISSSSSSISGVGGGGGSGSGALGAGSTLRASRMKSRSSSSSAAAAAPTASTKDNRSAIGLNIFSEHNEALLQSRPLPHIPPGSSLLEAELIAQSQDGSLHNAQSHSQGPSSTTSGFESAHRWTSKENLLAPGPEEDDPQLFVALYDFQAGGENQLSLKKGEQVRILSYNKSGEWCEAHSDSGNVGWVPSNYVTPLNSLEKHSWYHGPISRNAAEYLLSSGINGSFLVRESESSPGQRSISLRYEGRVYHYRISEDSDGKVYVTAEAKFNTLAELVHHHSVPHEGHGLITPLLYPAPKQNKPTVFPLSPEPDEWEICRTDIVMKHKLGGGQYGEVYEAIWKRYGNTVAVKTLKEDTMALKDFLEEAAIMKEMKHPNLVQLIGVCTREPPFYIITEFMSHGNLLDFLRSAGRETLDAVALLYMATQIASGMSYLESRNYIHRDLAARNCLVGDNKLVKVADFGLARLMRDDTYTAHAGAKFPIKWTAPEGLAYNKFSTKSDVWAFGVLLWEIATYGMSPYPGIDLTDVFHKLEKGYRMERPPGCPPEVYDLMRQCWQWNAQDRPTFKSIHHALEHMFQESSITEAVEKQLNASQTLTPQMGKKPQMGGGGGGGGSGGHHDQQASTPLSETGSTSTKLSTFSSQGKGNVQMRRTTNKQGKQAPAPPKRTSLLSTSRDSTYRDDDGKNFVEELNTNGSLTRDITSLANRCDSENDNPDADTDGDSMDYNNKIQHSLGHHQKPVQHSSFKRPTPVMGNRGLETRNSKRSQQHPIHAKHSMDHTQHHSLAGVITPPSSHQITVGALEVMNVKRVVNRYGTLPKVARIGAFLDSLEDSGGVVVQQLNHNTVVSDVPPPPPPAIGTNGVMARSNNLTSSVATFKGGQPQMIRSNSSSGVTMANNASASLNKLQRHRTATDGSMMTFSSFRGSSNSPKRAQQSGLANLDFPPPPPIDLPPPPEEFESPPPPPPIIPIPPPAPINNNDVSNTAPSVEEASSRFGVSLRKREPSTDSCSSLGSPPENHHQQDSSMKEKLEMKLMAEIKERTNPAKMQNNHNHHHDGRENGGQQVDPVSQLVTELAESMNLPKVDKKQPAAPKSASHPPVTNQSESSNTNTFKAQLKRVEPKKLQTPPQNDSNTIIDFKSRLRKVDNNNSNGNDAKENQSHQQNSLKDDSTNSDDSTTKNYNNSFRKDNSDRHCSDNNPNELHTKPKSKSQIELKKTEIKIEVSVLHSCGDQDNNKKDSNHSLKSSTTAATDSGDSSEDGKRRSTGSISSLKKLWEPKECTPTEGQTQLSPKLAMKNHSNNENSEIITTGTTPTPPDSTTDQHQLLNKSKPAVPLKPTKLTIYATPIGQKINTDGNTNSNSTTPLSNNTSSTQINRESILELVSLLEGSLKLPVNSISASQWLQLSDKLNILQNYCVVFADNETMPPHSKFHFRELVTRVEAQSRSLRSAGSKNVQDNEKLVVDVGQSLKQISNALHRPMSLVSKRKKHLLVFICFPMSHNKVINFVFFFM
- the LOC129948441 gene encoding tyrosine-protein kinase Abl isoform X1, producing the protein MGAQQAKDRSSGSQGTVSCIGISSSVGISSSSSSISGVGGGGGSGSGALGAGSTLRASRMKSRSSSSSAAAAAPTASTKDNRSAIGLNIFSEHNGPMIRSTQRDTGKYQMHLEALLQSRPLPHIPPGSSLLEAELIAQSQDGSLHNAQSHSQGPSSTTSGFESAHRWTSKENLLAPGPEEDDPQLFVALYDFQAGGENQLSLKKGEQVRILSYNKSGEWCEAHSDSGNVGWVPSNYVTPLNSLEKHSWYHGPISRNAAEYLLSSGINGSFLVRESESSPGQRSISLRYEGRVYHYRISEDSDGKVYVTAEAKFNTLAELVHHHSVPHEGHGLITPLLYPAPKQNKPTVFPLSPEPDEWEICRTDIVMKHKLGGGQYGEVYEAIWKRYGNTVAVKTLKEDTMALKDFLEEAAIMKEMKHPNLVQLIGVCTREPPFYIITEFMSHGNLLDFLRSAGRETLDAVALLYMATQIASGMSYLESRNYIHRDLAARNCLVGDNKLVKVADFGLARLMRDDTYTAHAGAKFPIKWTAPEGLAYNKFSTKSDVWAFGVLLWEIATYGMSPYPGIDLTDVFHKLEKGYRMERPPGCPPEVYDLMRQCWQWNAQDRPTFKSIHHALEHMFQESSITEAVEKQLNASQTLTPQMGKKPQMGGGGGGGGSGGHHDQQASTPLSETGSTSTKLSTFSSQGKGNVQMRRTTNKQGKQAPAPPKRTSLLSTSRDSTYRDDDGKNFVEELNTNGSLTRDITSLANRCDSENDNPDADTDGDSMDYNNKIQHSLGHHQKPVQHSSFKRPTPVMGNRGLETRNSKRSQQHPIHAKHSMDHTQHHSLAGVITPPSSHQITVGALEVMNVKRVVNRYGTLPKVARIGAFLDSLEDSGGVVVQQLNHNTVVSDVPPPPPPAIGTNGVMARSNNLTSSVATFKGGQPQMIRSNSSSGVTMANNASASLNKLQRHRTATDGSMMTFSSFRGSSNSPKRAQQSGLANLDFPPPPPIDLPPPPEEFESPPPPPPIIPIPPPAPINNNDVSNTAPSVEEASSRFGVSLRKREPSTDSCSSLGSPPENHHQQDSSMKEKLEMKLMAEIKERTNPAKMQNNHNHHHDGRENGGQQVDPVSQLVTELAESMNLPKVDKKQPAAPKSASHPPVTNQSESSNTNTFKAQLKRVEPKKLQTPPQNDSNTIIDFKSRLRKVDNNNSNGNDAKENQSHQQNSLKDDSTNSDDSTTKNYNNSFRKDNSDRHCSDNNPNELHTKPKSKSQIELKKTEIKIEVSVLHSCGDQDNNKKDSNHSLKSSTTAATDSGDSSEDGKRRSTGSISSLKKLWEPKECTPTEGQTQLSPKLAMKNHSNNENSEIITTGTTPTPPDSTTDQHQLLNKSKPAVPLKPTKLTIYATPIGQKINTDGNTNSNSTTPLSNNTSSTQINRESILELVSLLEGSLKLPVNSISASQWLQLSDKLNILQNYCVVFADNETMPPHSKFHFRELVTRVEAQSRSLRSAGSKNVQDNEKLVVDVGQSLKQISNALHRPMSLVSKRKKHLLVFICFPMSHNKVINFVFFFM